The DNA region CAGGTAGTACAGGTCGTAGCTGAGCTTGGTGGCGGTTTCCGCCTCGCTGCCGGCGTAGCCCTGCTGCACCTGCGCCCAGCCCGTCAGGGCCCGGGCGGACCAGGTGGCGGTAGGCGTACGCCGGGATGCGCCGGGTGAATTCCTCCACGAAGGCCTGCTGCTCCGGCCGGGGCCCGATCAGGCTCATGTGGCCGCACAGCACGTTCCACAGCTGGGGCAGTTCGTCCAGCCGCGTGCGGCGCAGCACGCGGCCCAGGCGGGTGATGCGGGCATCGCCGGTGCGGGCGAAACGCGCAGCGGCGTCCTGCGGGTGGTGCTGCATGCTGCGCAGCTTCCACAGGCGGAACGGCTGCCCGTCACGGCCGACGCGGATCTGCGAGAACAATGCCGGCCCGGGCGAGTCGCACCGGACGGCCAGGCCGAGCAGGGCGCACAGCGGCAGCCACAGCGGCAGCGTGGCTGCGCACACGGCAAAGTCCAGCCCGCGCTTGAAGAGGTCGTAGCTGGGGCTGACTTCCAGATCCCACAGCGAGCGGGCGTCGTGCGGCACCACCACCTTGCGGCCGCTCAGCAGCTCGGCCAGCTGTTCGACCGTGTACAAGCGCATTCGTGCCAGGCGCAGGGCGCTGATCATCTGCTCCGGGCCGCACGTAGCGCCGGAGGCGCGCTCGTCGATCACCACACCGTCCCAGTGCCTGGCGGCCGCCGCCTCGCCCTGCCAGGGCTGCAACTGCAGGCGCGGCGCGAGGCCTGCGACGGGCTGGCCGACGAGGGCCTCCAGCCGCTGCGGCACGCTGGGGTCCAGATAGGCCAACTGCCATACCTGGCGCCGCTGTTGCAGCCAATGGCCCCAGAGGAACCAGACGGTCGCGAGCAGGTAGGACAACAGCACGGCGCCGCGCGAATAAGGCTGCTGCGCCAGCGCAAAGCCCAGCGGCGTGAGCAGGTAGGGCAGGCTGGTGGCGGCGAGGATGAAGCTGCTGCGCTCCATGGCGGGCAGATGCGCGCCCTTGTAGATCCAGCGGGCCGACACGGCATAGGGCAGCGCGCACCACAGGACGGTCTGCGCGAACTGGTAGGTGGCCCGCCCGGTGTGCTCCAGCAAGAGCGCCATGGCGTAGGCGAGCACCAGCGTGGCCATGCCGGCCAGGCTCCAGCGCAGCACGAAGCCCCGCTGGCGCGCTGGCATGGCGTGCCCCAGCTGGGGCAGGCCCGCAGCAGCGAGCGGGGAAGGGGAGGGTCGGGTCATGCGAGAGCTCGCTCGTAGGCGCGCAGCACGCCTGCGGCCATGGTGTCGGGGGCGTGGTGCTGGGCGTAGCGTGCCCGGGCTGCCTGGCCCAGTCGCCCGCGCAAGGCGGGGTCCGCTGCCAGTCTCAGCAGGGCGTCGGCCAGCGCAGCGGGATTGTTGGGCACACGCAGGCCGCAGGTGTCGTCTGGCAGCAGTTCCCGCGTGCCCGGCAGGTCGCTGGCCACGATGGCCTGGCCGGCGCGCATCGTCTCGATGACGGCGAGCGGCAGGCCCTCGTGGTCGGAGACCAGCACGCCGATGGCATGGCGTGCCAGGCGCTGCGGCACATCGTCCACATCGCCTGTGAAGCTGATCTGCGCCAGGCCCAGCTGCTGCGCCTGGGCCTCGAGGGCGCCGCGCATCGGCCCGTCGCCGATGAGTGTGGCGGGCAGCTCGCGCCCGAGCGCATCGCGCACGCGGCCAAGGGCCTGCAGCAGCAGATCGGGCCGCTTGGGCGCTGCCAGGCGGGCCACCATGGCGATGCGGGGTGTGTCGTCTGCGGGCCGGGCGCGCTCCTCGCAGTCTTCCACGCCGTTGTGCACCACGAGGACGCGGTCGCGCGCGATGGGCAGGGTCCGCGCCAGCTGGGCCTCGTGGCCGGAGACGCACACCATCGCGCGGGTGAGCGGCGCCAGCGCGCACTCCACGGCCCAGGCGGGTATGCGGCGCGACCACGGCGCACCGGCCTTGAACGCAAAGCCGTGCACGGTGTAGACCACCGGCACGTGCGCCAGGCGGCCGGCCAGCCGGGCGACGACGCCTGCCGCGGCGCTGTGCGCATGCAGCAGGTCGGCAGGGTGTGCTTGCAGGTGGCCGCGCAAGGTGCGTACGGCACGCCACACGGCCGAGGGCGTGAGCCGGTTGCCCAGATCGGGGATCCGCAACACGGGAATGGACCGGGTCTGCAGGGCCTGGGCCAGCGGTGGCTGCGTGTCGCTGCCGCCGATGGCGACCTGCGGTGTGATCCGGCCCGTGGCCTGCTGCGCGCTGCACAGGGTGCGCACATGGGTCTGAGCGCCTCCGGCCTCGCCCTTGGTGATGACGTGGAGGATGTTGAGCGTGCGGTGTGGAGGGGCCGCCGGCGCGGGCGATGCGCCCTGGGTCATGGGGCGATCATGGGGCGATGCCCGTGCGGTCCAGCACGTCGCCCACCAGCTCCAGGCGCAGCAGCGGGTTGTCCAGCGCCATCAGCTGTTGCTTGAGGTCGACCGGAACGGGCAGCAGTTCGCACCAGCGGTTCGCCACCCAGCCGCAGTCGGCCAGCTGATCCGGCGTCGGGTCGGGCAGGGTGGCGGCGGCTTCCGCATCGCGCTGGCGCAGCTGACCCAGTACCTGGGCCAGGGCGGAGGGAATGCGCTGCAGGTCTTCCGGCACCGCCACTACCGTGTCGGCAGGCAGTTGCTCCACATCGGCCACCCACAGCCCGCTCGGAAGGCGCTCGCGCCGCTGGATGCGAAAGCGCTGCGTGCCGCTGGCCTGCAGCAGGACCAGGCCGGCCTGGGGGCTGTGCAGGCTGTCGATGGCGGCCAGCGTGCCTACGTCGTGCAACTCCTCCTGCGGTGCGCCCGCCTGGCGCACTTCGCTGCCCTGCCGCAGGCCGACCACGCCGAAGGGTGCACCGGCCTGCTGGCACTTGCGCACCATGTCCAGGTAGCGCACCTCGAACACGCGCAGCGGCAGCAGTCCGCCCGGAAACAGCACAGTACCGAGCGGAAACAGCGGGAGGGAAGACAGGGTGAGGGGGCGGGGCATGGCGGAAGGGCGGGACCAGGCCGCTATCATCCCACGGCCTGCGGGGGTTGCGCTGCGGGCTCTTTGCCGGACCCATCCATGCTGTACCAGATTGCTTCCTTCCTGCTCGACGTCATCGGCGGACTGCTCACCGGAGCCTGCCTGCTGCGCCTGTACATGCAACTGCAGCGCGTGCCGTTCTCGAATCCCGTGGGCCGGCTCGTGTTCGCGCTCAGCGACTGGCTGGTGCTGCCCCTGCGCAAGGTGATCCCCTCTGCCGGCGGGTGGGACCTGGCCTGCCTGGTCGGCGCGCTGCTGCTGCAGCTGGCGCAGTACCTGCTGCTGTGGCTGATGCTCGGGGCCGGCGCCGGCCTAGCGTGGCTGCCCTGGCTGGCCGTGTTCGGGCTGGCACGGGTGGCCGTGTCGGGCCTGATGGGTTTGCTGATCGTCTATGCCGTGCTGTCGTGGATCCAGACGCGCTCGCTCATCGGCGACGTGATCGCCCGCCTGTGCGATCCGGTGCTGCGCCCCGTGCGCCGCGTGGTGCCCCTGCTGGGCGGTGTGGATCTGTCGCCGCTGGTGCTGCTGGTGCTGCTGCAGGTGCTGATGATCGTGCTGGGCCACCTGCAGGGCGCGGTGATGCGCTGAGCGGTATTCGACTATTTACCCCATAAAAATAGCTGCTGGCGCTTGCTGTACAAGCGCGAGCAGCTATTTTTTTGATAGTGCGGTACTGGCGGTGCGCGTCAGGCCACGGAATCTGCCGGCAGGCGCTGCAGCATGGCCAGGCTGCGGGCGATGGTGTCGCGCAGTTCGCGGCGGTCGCAAATGAAGTCCACGGCACCCTTGGTCTGCAGGAACTCGGCGCGCTGGAAGCCCTCGGGCAGCTTCACGCGCACGGTGGATTCGATCACGCGCGGGCCGGCAAAGCCGATCAGCGCCTTGGGCTCGGCCACCACGATGTCGCCCACGAAGGCGAAGCCGGCCGACACGCCGCCCATGGTCGGGTCGGTCAGCACGCTGATGTAAGGCAGGCCCTTCTTGGCCAGGCGCGTGAGCGCCGCATTGGTCTTGGCCATCTGCATGAGCGACAGCAGGCCTTCCTGCATGCGGGCGCCGCCGGTGGCGGTAAAGCACACGAACGGCACTTTCTGCTCGATGGCGGTTTCCACGCCGCGCACGAAGCGCTCGCCCACCACGCTGCCCATGGAGCCGCCCATGAAATCGAACTCGAAGCAGGCGGCCACCAGGTTGATGCTCTTCACCGCACCGCCGATGACGATGAGGGAGTCGGTCTCGCCGGTGTTCTCCAGCGCTTCCTTCAGCCGCTCGGTGTACTTGCGGCTGTCCTTGAATTTGAGCGCATCCACGGGCAGCACTTCCTGGCCGATCTCATAGCGCCCTTCCGGGTCCAGGAAGGCGTTGAGGCGGGCGCGCGCGCCGATGCGGTGGTGGTGGCTGCAGTGGGGGCAGACGTTCTGGTTCTGTTCCAGATCGGTCTTGTAGAGCACGGTCTCGCAGCTCGGGCACTTGATCCACAGGCCTTCGGGCACCTGATGGCGCTCTGCGGGGTCGGTCTGCTGGATCTTGGATGGCAGGAGTTTTTCGAGCCAGGACATGAGAATTCCTTTGGTTGGATGGGCCAGCGAAGCAGGGCCTCTGAAGCCGGCGTGCCCCCAGGCCAGGGACACCGTGGAACCGGCTTTGCCGGGCCACTGGTGTCGTCCCCCTTCCCGCGCATCAGCGCGAGAGAAGGGGGAAGCGGCGGAAGCCGCTCAGGGGGTAGTGCCGTATTTTATGCGTCCAGCGCCTTGCGCACCCCGCGCAGGAAGTCCACCGTCACCGGGACCACCTTCTCGTGGGGCTGCTCTTCGATCAGCTGGATGATGCGGCTGCCGATGACCACCGCGTCCGCCACGCGGCCGATGGCCTGGGCCGTCGCCGCATCGCGGATGCCGAAGCCCACGCCCACCGGGATCTCCCGCACGTGCTGGCGGATGCGGGGCAGGGCCGCCTCCACGGCGCCCGTGTCCAGCGCGCCGGACCCTGTCACGCCCTTGAGCGACACGTAGTACACGTAGCCGCTGGCCACGCGCGCCACCTGCTGCATGCGCTCTTCGGTGCTGGTGGGGGCCAGCAGGAAGATCAGGTCCATGCCGTGGGCGCGCAGGTCGGCCGCGAAGGCCTCGCATTCTTCGGGCGGGTAGTCCACGATCAGCACGCCGTCCACGCCGGCTTCGGCTGCATCTCGCACGAAGGCCCCCGCGCCGCGGCGCTGGTCATAGCGCTCGACCGGGTTGGCATAGCCCATCAGCACCACGGGCGTGGTGCTGTTGCGCTGGCGGAAGCTGCGCACCTGTTCCAGCACCTGCGCCATGCCGATGCCGAGGGACAGGGCCTTTTCCCCCGCCTTCTGGATGACGGGACCGTCGGCCATGGGGTCGGAGAACGGCACGCCCAGTTCGATCACGTCGGCGCCAGCCTCCACCATGCCGTGCATGAGCGCCGGCGTGATGTCGGCGAACGGAAAGCCCGCCGTCACATAGGGAATGAGTGCCTTGCGGCCCTGTTCGCGCAGCCGCGCGAACGTCGTGGCGATGCGCGAGACCGCGGGCGGTGCCGCCTGTGGCGCCACGGAGGAAAGCGGCTGCTGGCTCATGCTGCGGCCCCTCCCTTGACCACGTGGCCGCGCATCGAGGGCCGGTCGTAGAAGTCCACGCCCGACAGGTCGGCCACCGTGCCGATGTCCTTGTCGCCGCGGCCGGAGAGGTTGACCAGGATGGACTGGTCGGCGCGCATCGTTTTGGCGAGCTGCATGGCATAGGCCACGGCGTGGCTCGACTCCAGCGCGGGGATGATGCCTTCGGTGCGGCAAAGGTAGTGGAAGGCCTCCAGCGCCTGGGCGTCGGTCACGCCCACGTACTCGGCGCGGCCGATCTCCTGCAACCAGGCGTGCTCGGGGCCCACGCCGGGGTAGTCCAGGCCGGCGCTGATGCTGTGCGTTTCGGTGATCTGGCCGTTGTCGTCCTGCAGGATGAAGGTGCGGTTGCCGTGCAGCACGCCGCTGCTGCCGCGCTGCAGGGAGGCCGAATGCTTGCCGCTGTCCAGGCCTTCGCCCGCCGCTTCCACGCCGATCAGGCGCGTGGCCTTGAACGGAATGTAGGGGTGGAAGATGCCCATGGCGTTGCTGCCCCCGCCGACGCAGGCAACGACGGCGTCCGGCTGCTCGGCGGCGATGCGTTGCGCGCCCAGCAGGGATGGCATCTGCTCGATGCACTCGGTGCCGATCACGCTCTGGAAGTCGCGCACCATCATCGGATAGGGGTGCGGGCCCGCCACCGTGCCGATGATGTAGAAGGTGTTGTCCACATTGGCCACCCAGTCGCGCATGGCTTCATTCAGCGCGTCCTTCAGCGTGCGGCTGCCCGATTCGACGGGCACCACCGTGGCGCCCAGCAGCTTCATGCGGTAAACATTGGGGCTCTGGCGCTTGACGTCTTCGGCTCCCATGTAGACCACGCACTCGAGGCCGTAGCGCGCGCAGATCGTCGCCGTGGCCACGCCGTGCTGGCCGGCTCCGGTCTCGGCAATGATGCGCGGCTTGCCCATGCGCTTGGCGAGCATGGCCTGGCCGATCACGTTGTTGATCTTGTGTGCGCCGGTGTGGTTCAGGTCTTCGCGCTTGAGGAAGATCTGCGCGCCACCCATCTCGCGGCTCGTGCGGGCCGCGTGGTAGACGGGCGAGGGCCGGCCCACGAAATGGGCGAGTTCGTAGTGGAATTCGGCCAGGAACTCCGGGTCGTTCTGGTAGCGCGCGTAGGCCTCGCGCAGTTCGTTGATGGCGTGCGTCAGCGTCTCGCTGACGAAGCTGCCGCCGTAGGGCCCAAAGTGGCCCGCGGCATCGGGTTGCTGGTAATCAGACATTCAGAGATAGGGTGCAGGTGCCGCATCGGCCGCGCGCACGGCGGCGATGAAGCGGTGGATCTTGTCGGCGTCCTTGATGCCCTTGAGGGTGGAGCCACCCGGGCCATCGGCTTCGACGCCGGAGGAGACATCAACGGCCAGCGTCTTGCAACGCGGGCGAACCTGCCAGATGCCATCGGTCACGTTTGCAGGCGTGAGTCCACCAGACAAAACGAGGTGACAGTCGACGCTTGGTGGAAGGAGTGACCAATTGAAAGCCTTGCCGCCGCCGCCATAGCCTTCGACGTGGGCGTCGAGCAGGATGGCCTGGGCGCGAGAGTGATCCTGGGCATATTCTACGAGGTCGAACCGGGCCGCACCGTCGCCCAGGGGAATCCGTGCGGCGCGCAGGAACGGGCGCCGGCCACCGTCCGTGGCCGTCCAGCAGTCCTCTGCGGATTCATCTCCATGAAATTGCACGATAGCGCCCGGCACCATTGCGCTGGCAGCTATCACTTTGTGAGCATCCTCGTTCACGAACAGCAAGACCGGCGCGACGAACGCCGGCAGCCGGCGGGCCAACTGCGCAGCGCGCTCGGGCGTGACCGCCCGGGGGCTGGGGGCGTAGAGCACGAAGCCCACCGCGTCGGCACCCGCCGCCACGGCGGGCGTCCACGTCCTGCTCGCGCGTCAGGCCGCAGATCTTGATGCGGGTGCGTGCGGGAGGGGAGGGTGCGGAGGCTTCTTCGTTCATGGCAGCCAATCATACGCAGCGGTACGCGAGGGAAGGCCCCACGCCGCGTCGTACATCGGCCCCAGGAAATACAGCCCGTCCGGCGAAAACGTGGGCGCAGCGGCGTCCCGCGACCGGGCATCGCGCACGGCACGCATCCAGTCCGGGGGCTGCTGGCCCTGGCCGATGGCGATCAGGCAGCCCATGATGTTGCGGATCATGTGGTGCAGGAAGGCATTGCCCTCGAACTCGAAGCGCCAGTAGCAGGGCATCCAGTCCGTGTGGGGCGTGGCGCTTTCCGCCGTGTCGCCGCCCCGCTGCGTGATCGCAATGCGATGCAGCGTCTTGATGGGCGTCTTGGCCTGGCAGGCCGATGCGCGGAACGACGTGAAGTCGTGCTCGCCCAGCAGATGGGCGGCGGCCGCACGCATGGCATCGCCGTCCAGCGGGTGGTACACCCAGCCGACCCGGCCGGCGTCCACACTGGGGCGCACGGGCGACTGCAGCAGCACATAGGCATAGCGCCGCGCCACAGCGCTCGCGCGGGCGTGGAAAGCCTCGGGCACAGGCTGCGCCCATTGCACGGCGATGTCCGGCGGCAGGAAGGTGTTGGTGCCGCGCACCCACGAAAACGGGGCGCGCTGCAGCGGCGTGTCGAAGTGCACCACCTGCATCAGCCCGTGGACACCGGTATCGGTTCGGCCTGCGCACAGCGTGCTCACGGGCTGCGTGGCGAAGCGGCCCAGGGCCGCTTCCAGGTGGTCCTGCACGGTGTTGCCGGAGGGCTGGCTCTGCCACCCGTTGTAGGCCTGGCCGTTGTAGCTGACGCCCAGCGCGATCCTCATGGCAGGCCCCATGGCCGGGACACCCGGCACGCCGTGGTGCGCCGGGTCGTCCTGCGCCTGTGCATCAGCCGAGCTCGGAGAGCAGGCGCTGCGCGCGGGCCTTCAGCGGACCCGAGGCTTCGGCAATCACTTCCTCGATCAGCGTGCGTGCGCCTTCGCTGTCGCCGATGGCGTTGAACTCCTCCGCCAGCGCGAGCTTGGTGGCCAGGGGATCGTCCGGCAGTGCGGCGTCGGCGGGGCCAGCCGCGGGCGCATCGCTGGCAGGCGGCTGGGTGCCGGTGCCGCTCTGGGCCGGCGTGTCCAGGTCCAGCGACAGGTCGCCCAGATCGAATTCCAGCGGTGCAGGCGCGCTGTCGGCTTTGCCGTCGAGCGGGGCCTGGGCGGAGTCGAGCAAGGACAGATCGCTCGCATCGAAGTCGGCTCCGTCGGCCTTGCCGGCGCCGAGGCGGCCGGGTTGGGTGTCCGCCGGAGCGTCCCAGGCGCCGTCCGGCAGATCAAGGTCGAAGTCGGGAGCGCTCGGCTGGGACGGGTCATTGACGGGTGCCGGAGCCGGGGCCGTGGGAGCGGCCGGCGCGGCAGGGGAGGCGGCCAGGCCTGCAGCGGTGCCGGCTGCCGCGGCCGCGGCGGCTGCGGCAAATGCGCCGGGCGGGGCGGCGGGCGCGTCCGGGGCAGGCGGTGCCTCGGTCAACGCATCGCCAGGCAGGTCGAGGTCAAGATCCAGGTCGAGATCGGGCGGGAGTGCCGACGGGAAGGCATTGGCGGTCTCGGGCATGGTGCTGGCGAAACCGCCGGCGGGCAGGGCCGCAGCAGCGCCCGCCTGCGCACCGAGCAGGCCCGGGTGGCCGCCCGGCCGGTACAGCGGGTTCTCGGCGTCGAGCTCGCGGCCCAGGTCGGCGATGCGCGCCCAGTCCGGGCCTTGCCCGTCGGTCAGGCGGAAAACGTCGCGGGCCACGTTTTCGAACGCCTTGCGGTCCTGGCGCTTGGCATAGATCTCGCCCAGCTTGACGTGCACGGAGGTGCGGTCGGGGTTGTGGCGGATCGCTTCCTTCAGGATTTCTTCGGCCTGGAGGTCGCGGCCATAGGCCAGGTAGACATCGGCCTCGGCCACCGGATCCACGTCGCCCCCGGCGTCGAGCTGGCTCGGCGAGTAGGCCATGGACGAACCGGTCGTCAGTTCGCTGCTGGAGGTGTCCACGCGCTGGCCGCCGCTGTTGCCAAAGAAGGAGTCCGGCGCGAGCCGGCTTTCCATGAAGGAGCTGTCGACGCCCTGCTGGGCGCGGCGGCGCTGCGCCATCCGGTAGCCGCCATAGCCCAGCAGAAGCAGCACGATCGCCAGGGCGCCGCTGGCAAACAGCGGGTCGTCGAACAGCGCGTCGAAGAAGCTGGGCTCTTCCACGGGCGTGGGTGCGGGCAGGGCGGCGCCTGCAGCCGCTGCTGCGGAGGCTGCCACCGCGGCCGGTGCTGCCGCGACAGACGCCGCTGGTGCCGGTGCCGACGCTGCGCTGTCAGCTGCCGAAGCCACGGCAGCGGGCTCGCTGGCAGGGGCCGCCGGTGCAGGCGCGGCCACAGCAGGAAGGCCCGCCAGCGCTGCGGCACTGGCCGCGGCGGCCGGGCTGCTGGCGCCTGCTGCAGGCGTGCCTGCGGGGGCGCTGGAGGCCGCGCTGAGCCGGTCCAGCTCGGCGATGTTCTTGTTCAGCTCGGCCATGCGTGCGGATGCGTCGTTGGCCTGCTTTTCCTTGGCGAGCTGCTCTTCGGCTTTCTGGGCCTGCACGCCGCCCTTGGACAGGGTCAGCTTGTCAGGGGCCGCTGTGGCGGGCTTCCTGTCTTCCACCTGGGTCTGGACCGAGCCGCTGGCGGAGCGCTCTGCGGCGGCCACGCCGGCAGCGGGGGCTGCTGCAGCCAGGCGGCGGCGGAATTCGTTGAAGTCCCGGCTCTGGGCCGCCATGATCTGGCGCGCCTCGCCTTGCGGCACGGCCTGGGCCTGCGCGGCATCGGGGATCTGCAGCACGGCGCCCGAGCGCAGGCGGTTGACGTTGCCGCGGACGAATGCATCCGGGTTGGCACGCATCATCGCGACGAGCATCTGATCGAGCGAGACGCCGTCCTGGCGGTAGGCGTTGGCCAGGCGGCCGGCAGTGTCGCCCTGGCGGACGGTCACCTCGGTGGAGGACTGCGCTGCTGCTGCGGCGGCGGGCGCGGTAGCGCGCGGGCGCTCTGCGGCGCGGCTGGCGGGCGTGGGTGTGCCAGCCACTGCTGGCGCAGCCGGCGGCGGGGATGCGGGTGCAACGGCCTGGGCGGGCGCGCGCGCCACGGAGGGCGATGGCAACGGGGGCGTGACCTGGGGCGCGGCCGTGATGGGGGCCGGCGCACGGCCCGCAGCCGGCGGGTCGAACAGCATCGTGTAGCTGCGCACGACCTGGCCGGCATTCCAGGATGCGTCGATCACCAGGTCGACGAACGGGTCGTTGATGGGGCGGCTGCTGGACAGGCGCAGGAACATGGAGCCGTCCGGGCGGCGCTGCAACTGCACCTGCAGGGCGCTGACGGTGGGCGAGTATTCGAGGCCTTGCGCACGGAAGACCGCGGGCGAGGCCGTGGTTGCACGCAGGGACTCCGCTTCCGAGGCGGTGATCTGGGGCAGATCGATCTCGGCCCGCAAGGGCTCGCCCAGTGCGGACTGCACCGTGACCCGGCCCAGGGCGAGTGCAGACGCATCGTTGGCGTACAGGCCAGCCGACAGGACGGCCGCGGCGGCCAGGGCAGAGAACTTCCAACGATGCATGTGTGACATCAGATGTGTAGGTGAAGCGGTCCGGGCGAGCGGCGTTGTTCTTGTCATGGGAATGGGCCGGCCCGGTTCGTGAAATTATGTAAAAAGCACCATAGCATCAATGGTTTGCACTGACAAGCCAAGCTCTGGGGCCCGTTGCGGGGCCTGCATTTTGAGGGCGGGCAGAGGGGTGGGGCTGTTGGTTACCGACAACGAGGGGTAACCACCTGTTTCAGAATGTGCAAACCTATGCGTCCGGTGGCGCGCCGAAAAAAAGGGGCCTGGGGCCCCTTTTTTGCTGTCTTACGCGTCGAGCAGGATGCGCAGCATGCGCCGCAGCGGCTCGGCCGCGCCCCACAGCAGCTGGTCGCCGATGGTGAACGCGCCGATGTACTCGGGACCCATCGCCAGTTCGCGGATCCGGCCGACGGGAATCGTCATGGTGCCCGTCACGGCCACGGGTGTCAGGTCCTTGAGCGTGGCCTCGCGCGTGTTGGGAACGACCTTCACCCACTCGTTGTCGGCGGCGATCATGGCTTCGATGTCGGCCACGGGCA from Paracidovorax wautersii includes:
- a CDS encoding YggT family protein, translating into MLYQIASFLLDVIGGLLTGACLLRLYMQLQRVPFSNPVGRLVFALSDWLVLPLRKVIPSAGGWDLACLVGALLLQLAQYLLLWLMLGAGAGLAWLPWLAVFGLARVAVSGLMGLLIVYAVLSWIQTRSLIGDVIARLCDPVLRPVRRVVPLLGGVDLSPLVLLVLLQVLMIVLGHLQGAVMR
- the trpB gene encoding tryptophan synthase subunit beta, yielding MSDYQQPDAAGHFGPYGGSFVSETLTHAINELREAYARYQNDPEFLAEFHYELAHFVGRPSPVYHAARTSREMGGAQIFLKREDLNHTGAHKINNVIGQAMLAKRMGKPRIIAETGAGQHGVATATICARYGLECVVYMGAEDVKRQSPNVYRMKLLGATVVPVESGSRTLKDALNEAMRDWVANVDNTFYIIGTVAGPHPYPMMVRDFQSVIGTECIEQMPSLLGAQRIAAEQPDAVVACVGGGSNAMGIFHPYIPFKATRLIGVEAAGEGLDSGKHSASLQRGSSGVLHGNRTFILQDDNGQITETHSISAGLDYPGVGPEHAWLQEIGRAEYVGVTDAQALEAFHYLCRTEGIIPALESSHAVAYAMQLAKTMRADQSILVNLSGRGDKDIGTVADLSGVDFYDRPSMRGHVVKGGAAA
- the trpA gene encoding tryptophan synthase subunit alpha, which codes for MSQQPLSSVAPQAAPPAVSRIATTFARLREQGRKALIPYVTAGFPFADITPALMHGMVEAGADVIELGVPFSDPMADGPVIQKAGEKALSLGIGMAQVLEQVRSFRQRNSTTPVVLMGYANPVERYDQRRGAGAFVRDAAEAGVDGVLIVDYPPEECEAFAADLRAHGMDLIFLLAPTSTEERMQQVARVASGYVYYVSLKGVTGSGALDTGAVEAALPRIRQHVREIPVGVGFGIRDAATAQAIGRVADAVVIGSRIIQLIEEQPHEKVVPVTVDFLRGVRKALDA
- the truA gene encoding tRNA pseudouridine(38-40) synthase TruA, coding for MRIALGVSYNGQAYNGWQSQPSGNTVQDHLEAALGRFATQPVSTLCAGRTDTGVHGLMQVVHFDTPLQRAPFSWVRGTNTFLPPDIAVQWAQPVPEAFHARASAVARRYAYVLLQSPVRPSVDAGRVGWVYHPLDGDAMRAAAAHLLGEHDFTSFRASACQAKTPIKTLHRIAITQRGGDTAESATPHTDWMPCYWRFEFEGNAFLHHMIRNIMGCLIAIGQGQQPPDWMRAVRDARSRDAAAPTFSPDGLYFLGPMYDAAWGLPSRTAAYDWLP
- a CDS encoding FimV/HubP family polar landmark protein translates to MHRWKFSALAAAAVLSAGLYANDASALALGRVTVQSALGEPLRAEIDLPQITASEAESLRATTASPAVFRAQGLEYSPTVSALQVQLQRRPDGSMFLRLSSSRPINDPFVDLVIDASWNAGQVVRSYTMLFDPPAAGRAPAPITAAPQVTPPLPSPSVARAPAQAVAPASPPPAAPAVAGTPTPASRAAERPRATAPAAAAAAQSSTEVTVRQGDTAGRLANAYRQDGVSLDQMLVAMMRANPDAFVRGNVNRLRSGAVLQIPDAAQAQAVPQGEARQIMAAQSRDFNEFRRRLAAAAPAAGVAAAERSASGSVQTQVEDRKPATAAPDKLTLSKGGVQAQKAEEQLAKEKQANDASARMAELNKNIAELDRLSAASSAPAGTPAAGASSPAAAASAAALAGLPAVAAPAPAAPASEPAAVASAADSAASAPAPAASVAAAPAAVAASAAAAAGAALPAPTPVEEPSFFDALFDDPLFASGALAIVLLLLGYGGYRMAQRRRAQQGVDSSFMESRLAPDSFFGNSGGQRVDTSSSELTTGSSMAYSPSQLDAGGDVDPVAEADVYLAYGRDLQAEEILKEAIRHNPDRTSVHVKLGEIYAKRQDRKAFENVARDVFRLTDGQGPDWARIADLGRELDAENPLYRPGGHPGLLGAQAGAAAALPAGGFASTMPETANAFPSALPPDLDLDLDLDLPGDALTEAPPAPDAPAAPPGAFAAAAAAAAAGTAAGLAASPAAPAAPTAPAPAPVNDPSQPSAPDFDLDLPDGAWDAPADTQPGRLGAGKADGADFDASDLSLLDSAQAPLDGKADSAPAPLEFDLGDLSLDLDTPAQSGTGTQPPASDAPAAGPADAALPDDPLATKLALAEEFNAIGDSEGARTLIEEVIAEASGPLKARAQRLLSELG
- a CDS encoding glycosyltransferase; its protein translation is MTQGASPAPAAPPHRTLNILHVITKGEAGGAQTHVRTLCSAQQATGRITPQVAIGGSDTQPPLAQALQTRSIPVLRIPDLGNRLTPSAVWRAVRTLRGHLQAHPADLLHAHSAAAGVVARLAGRLAHVPVVYTVHGFAFKAGAPWSRRIPAWAVECALAPLTRAMVCVSGHEAQLARTLPIARDRVLVVHNGVEDCEERARPADDTPRIAMVARLAAPKRPDLLLQALGRVRDALGRELPATLIGDGPMRGALEAQAQQLGLAQISFTGDVDDVPQRLARHAIGVLVSDHEGLPLAVIETMRAGQAIVASDLPGTRELLPDDTCGLRVPNNPAALADALLRLAADPALRGRLGQAARARYAQHHAPDTMAAGVLRAYERALA
- a CDS encoding LON peptidase substrate-binding domain-containing protein produces the protein MPRPLTLSSLPLFPLGTVLFPGGLLPLRVFEVRYLDMVRKCQQAGAPFGVVGLRQGSEVRQAGAPQEELHDVGTLAAIDSLHSPQAGLVLLQASGTQRFRIQRRERLPSGLWVADVEQLPADTVVAVPEDLQRIPSALAQVLGQLRQRDAEAAATLPDPTPDQLADCGWVANRWCELLPVPVDLKQQLMALDNPLLRLELVGDVLDRTGIAP
- the accD gene encoding acetyl-CoA carboxylase, carboxyltransferase subunit beta — encoded protein: MSWLEKLLPSKIQQTDPAERHQVPEGLWIKCPSCETVLYKTDLEQNQNVCPHCSHHHRIGARARLNAFLDPEGRYEIGQEVLPVDALKFKDSRKYTERLKEALENTGETDSLIVIGGAVKSINLVAACFEFDFMGGSMGSVVGERFVRGVETAIEQKVPFVCFTATGGARMQEGLLSLMQMAKTNAALTRLAKKGLPYISVLTDPTMGGVSAGFAFVGDIVVAEPKALIGFAGPRVIESTVRVKLPEGFQRAEFLQTKGAVDFICDRRELRDTIARSLAMLQRLPADSVA